A region of Jaculus jaculus isolate mJacJac1 chromosome 20, mJacJac1.mat.Y.cur, whole genome shotgun sequence DNA encodes the following proteins:
- the Irx2 gene encoding iroquois-class homeodomain protein IRX-2 — MSYPQGYLYQAPGSLALYSCPAYGASALAAPRSEELARSASGSAFSPYPGSAAFTAAQAATGFGSPLQYSADAAAAAAAGFPSYMGSPYDTHTTGMTGAIGYHPYGSAAYPYQLNDPAYRKNATRDATATLKAWLNEHRKNPYPTKGEKIMLAIITKMTLTQVSTWFANARRRLKKENKMTWAPRNKSEDEDEDEGDAARSKEDSSEKTQEGTETSAEDEGISLHVDSLTDHSCSAESDVEKLPCRASGDRLCESGSEFKHKYDDLDDDEEDEDEDEDECQRDLAVVPKPVTSSPLTGVEAPLLSPPPEAAPRSGGGGGGGGAGKTPLGSRTSPGAPPPASKPKLWSLAEIATSDLKQPSLGPGLPGAAAAPAPASSGAPPPGGSPYSASPLLGRHLYYTSPFYGNYTSYGNLNAALQGQGLLRYNAASAAAETLHQGAPKAASDAGKAGSHPLEPLYRPPGGSYEPKKDASEGCGVAGEGAQAYL; from the exons ATGTCCTACCCGCAGGGCTACCTGTACCAGGCGCCCGGCTCGCTGGCGCTCTACTCGTGCCCCGCGTACGGCGCGTCGGCGCTGGCGGCGCCGCGGAGCGAGGAGCTGGCGCGCTCGGCGTCGGGCTCGGCGTTCAGTCCCTACCCGGGCTCGGCGGCCTTCACGGCGGCGCAGGCGGCCACGGGCTTCGGGAGTCCGCTGCAGTACTCGGCCGACGCCGCGGCCGCTGCCGCCGCAGGATTCCCGTCCTACATG GGGTCGCCCTACGACACGCACACGACCGGCATGACCGGGGCCATCGGCTACCACCCGTACGGCAGCGCGGCCTATCCCTACCAGCTGAACGACCCCGCTTACCGCAAGAACGCCACGCGGGACGCCACGGCCACGCTCAAGGCCTGGCTCAACGAGCACCGCAAGAACCCGTACCCCACCAAGGGCGAGAAGATCATGCTGGCCATCATCACCAAGATGACCCTCACGCAGGTGTCCACCTGGTTCGCCAACGCGCGCCGGCGGCTCAAGAAGGAGAACAAGATGACGTGGGCCCCTCGGAACAAAAGCGAGGACGAGGACGAGGACGAGGGTGACGCCGCGAGGAGCAAGGAGGACAGCTCCGAGAAGACGCAGGAGGGCACCGAGACCTCGGCGGAGGACGAAG GGATCAGCCTGCACGTGGACTCGCTCACGGATCACTCGTGCTCCGCGGAGTCGGACGTGGAAAAGCTGCCGTGCCGCGCCAGCGGGGATCGCTTGTGCGAATCGGGCTCGGAGTTCAAGCACAAATATGACGACCTGGACGACGACGAGGAGGACGAGGACGAGGACGAAGACGAGTGCCAGAGGGACCTGGCGGTGGTGCCCAAGCCCGTGACCTCGTCGCCACTCACCGGCGTGGAGGCGCCGCTCCTGAGCCCCCCGCCCGAGGCCGCGCcccgcagcggcggcggcggcggcgggggtggCGCTGGCAAGACGCCCCTGGGCAGCCGGACGTCGCCTGGAGCGCCGCCGCCCGCCAGCAAACCCAAGCTGTGGTCACTGGCGGAGATCGCCACGTCGGACCTCAAGCAGCCCAGCCTGGGCCCGGGGCTGCCGGGCGCCGCCGCTGCCCCGGCGCCCGCCTCCTCGGGGGCACCTCCTCCGGGAGGCTCGCCCTACTCCGCCTCGCCCCTGCTCGGCCGCCACCTCTACTACACGTCGCCTTTCTACGGCAACTATACGAGCTATGGGAACTTGAACGCGGCGCTgcagggccagggcctcctgcgcTACAACGCGGCCAGCGCGGCGGCGGAGACTCTGCACCAGGGCGCGCCCAAGGCGGCCAGCGACGCGGGCAAGGCGGGGTCCCACCCGCTGGAGCCCCTCTACCGGCCTCCAGGCGGCAGCTATGAGCCCAAGAAAG ATGCCAGCGAGGGCTGTGGAGTAGCTGGAGAGGGTGCCCAGGCCTACCTATAG